Proteins encoded in a region of the Thermodesulfobacteriota bacterium genome:
- a CDS encoding IPTL-CTERM sorting domain-containing protein: MRLILALIALSMLSAADAFAGIEAIPVTSVPTLSEWGMIVAAAALMLAGVLFSIYRRRAAKA; this comes from the coding sequence ATGAGGCTGATTCTCGCGCTTATCGCTCTTTCGATGTTATCCGCCGCGGACGCGTTTGCAGGGATTGAAGCGATACCCGTAACAAGCGTACCCACACTCAGCGAGTGGGGGATGATCGTTGCGGCCGCGGCCCTGATGCTGGCAGGCGTTTTGTTCTCGATATACAGAAGGCGTGCGGCGAAAGCATAA
- the bioC gene encoding malonyl-ACP O-methyltransferase BioC, which produces MLDKRLVKMHFSVSAKNYDLYAHVQKKMASRLIEHADPGQEHSIDAILDIGSGTGYLTDLLIRRFPGARVTAVDIAPGMIELAESKLGRHNVKFLCADVEEMNFEENFDFIASNASFQWLNDTPLTLEKLYSALTDNGVLCFSTFGSLTFSELHQSYRKAMRNLGLEKSAPPGQSFYTLEELRGICAQIVGPGGGVRCEESLEYMYFDSVRDFFMSVRKIGANNSNKGYTHKNPSLVKELTRVYETDFSENNRIKVTYHCLYFVLGKSTRG; this is translated from the coding sequence ATGCTCGACAAACGACTGGTAAAGATGCACTTCAGCGTAAGTGCGAAGAATTACGACCTGTACGCTCACGTTCAGAAAAAAATGGCTTCGCGTCTGATCGAACATGCCGACCCTGGACAGGAGCACTCCATCGATGCGATACTGGATATCGGCTCCGGGACCGGGTATCTCACAGACCTCCTGATAAGGCGCTTCCCCGGCGCGCGGGTCACGGCGGTGGACATCGCCCCCGGGATGATCGAGCTGGCCGAAAGCAAGCTCGGCAGGCACAATGTAAAATTCCTGTGCGCCGATGTCGAGGAAATGAATTTCGAAGAGAATTTCGACTTCATAGCCTCGAACGCCTCTTTCCAGTGGCTCAACGATACCCCTCTCACGCTCGAAAAGCTTTATTCGGCGCTGACGGATAACGGCGTACTGTGTTTTTCGACCTTCGGCTCCCTCACATTCTCCGAGCTCCACCAATCCTACAGGAAAGCGATGCGGAACCTCGGGCTGGAGAAGAGCGCTCCACCCGGGCAGTCGTTCTACACACTGGAGGAATTACGAGGAATATGCGCGCAAATCGTAGGGCCGGGCGGCGGGGTGAGATGCGAGGAATCGCTCGAGTATATGTACTTCGACTCCGTGAGAGATTTTTTCATGTCGGTGAGAAAGATAGGAGCCAACAACAGCAACAAGGGCTATACGCACAAGAACCCATCCCTCGTAAAAGAGCTGACCAGGGTCTACGAAACCGACTTCAGCGAAAATAACAGGATAAAAGTAACCTACCACTGCCTGTACTTCGTCCTCGGAAAATCGACGCGGGGCTGA
- a CDS encoding SAVED domain-containing protein has protein sequence MDDETQFPIEHRLHDKKDSSEKAKKPGKERRPKIHASVQLKLWVAARGRCEFYGCNEYLLKDGLTLKETNYSNIAHIVSWQPTGPRGDDPLPLNQRNKFENLMLVCTKHHILIDSTDHVNDYPKDLLLSFKKMHEERIDIICSAIPECITTLVRLKANIGGEIVKISDSEVIEAIFPNYLSNGCVEIDLTGLPGDGETPYWETMKLAITEKIDAFYRLGFGNNSVDHLSVFAIGPIPLLIHLGFCIGNKTTVHLYQRHRDTQCWKWKEKADELIYTINKLSEGEDSQEVALVLSLSGKIHKENLPEEIIKKLPIYEISLDAPKPYPGFLKTKDDLERFREKYQEILAMIVAENKNIKKIHLFPAVPAPIAVLCGRELLHKAHPPLIVYDYNNGKEGFNFTLEVNSDS, from the coding sequence ATGGACGATGAAACTCAATTTCCAATCGAACACCGACTACATGACAAAAAAGATAGCTCAGAAAAGGCCAAAAAGCCTGGTAAAGAACGAAGGCCCAAAATTCATGCATCTGTACAACTGAAGCTCTGGGTTGCAGCTAGAGGGCGATGCGAGTTTTATGGTTGTAATGAATATCTTCTAAAAGATGGATTAACCCTTAAAGAAACTAATTATTCGAACATTGCGCATATTGTTTCATGGCAACCTACGGGCCCACGCGGAGATGATCCATTACCATTAAACCAGAGAAATAAATTTGAGAACCTAATGCTCGTTTGCACCAAACACCACATACTAATCGATAGCACTGACCATGTAAACGATTACCCCAAAGATTTACTACTATCCTTTAAAAAGATGCACGAAGAACGGATTGACATAATCTGTTCTGCTATTCCTGAGTGCATCACTACACTCGTACGCCTTAAGGCAAACATAGGAGGGGAGATCGTAAAGATATCCGACTCAGAAGTGATAGAAGCTATATTTCCAAATTATCTAAGTAACGGATGTGTAGAAATTGATCTGACAGGACTTCCCGGAGATGGTGAGACCCCTTACTGGGAAACAATGAAATTAGCAATAACAGAAAAAATCGATGCCTTCTACAGGCTGGGCTTTGGAAATAACTCAGTTGATCATCTTTCAGTTTTTGCAATTGGTCCCATACCTCTATTGATACATTTAGGCTTTTGTATAGGAAATAAAACTACAGTTCACCTATACCAAAGACATCGCGACACACAGTGTTGGAAATGGAAAGAGAAAGCGGACGAACTCATATATACAATTAATAAATTATCCGAGGGGGAAGATAGCCAAGAAGTTGCTTTAGTTTTATCACTCAGTGGCAAAATACATAAAGAGAACCTTCCTGAAGAAATAATAAAGAAACTCCCAATTTACGAAATCAGCCTCGATGCTCCCAAACCATATCCTGGATTTCTAAAAACTAAAGATGATTTAGAAAGATTTCGAGAAAAATATCAAGAAATTTTAGCAATGATAGTTGCCGAAAATAAAAATATAAAGAAGATCCATCTCTTTCCTGCTGTCCCAGCGCCGATAGCAGTATTGTGCGGTAGAGAATTATTACATAAGGCGCATCCTCCTCTCATCGTTTACGATTACAACAATGGTAAAGAAGGGTTTAATTTCACTCTGGAGGTAAATAGTGATAGCTAA
- a CDS encoding DUF202 domain-containing protein, whose amino-acid sequence MSDRKDDALRPLSENPNRARDHLANERTFLAWVRTGIAIVVFGFAIGRFAVAIHQFMGGDERTAGLTVWLGTVAIIGGVLLTLAGLIRYRSTYRQLEKGEFAPAGFIVDLIAIVTAVFGLALAGYLIYIELGG is encoded by the coding sequence ATGTCCGACCGGAAAGACGACGCGCTACGTCCGCTGAGCGAGAACCCCAACCGCGCCCGCGACCACCTGGCCAACGAGCGCACGTTCCTCGCATGGGTGCGCACCGGCATTGCCATCGTAGTCTTCGGGTTCGCCATAGGGAGGTTCGCCGTCGCGATACACCAGTTCATGGGCGGCGACGAACGTACCGCCGGGCTTACGGTGTGGCTCGGGACCGTGGCGATAATAGGCGGGGTGCTGCTGACGCTGGCGGGGCTTATTCGTTACAGGAGCACTTACAGGCAGCTCGAAAAGGGCGAGTTCGCGCCGGCCGGGTTTATCGTGGACCTGATAGCTATCGTGACGGCCGTTTTCGGGCTCGCGCTGGCGGGATACCTTATATATATCGAGCTCGGGGGATAG
- a CDS encoding helix-turn-helix transcriptional regulator, translating to MDSEKQLYTKIGKLIRVQRNKKKLTQNELAMKVGLTRTSITNIESGSQKIQIHDLYSIAQVFNIPVQSLLPEIELSDTNIMDTLPSGLKPNVQKWLVDLLDQAREGTRYEDKKKNGDTK from the coding sequence ATGGATAGCGAAAAACAGTTATACACAAAAATTGGTAAGCTCATCCGCGTCCAAAGGAATAAGAAGAAACTTACTCAAAATGAACTAGCTATGAAAGTTGGGCTAACAAGAACTTCTATTACGAATATAGAGAGCGGTTCACAAAAAATCCAAATACACGATCTTTACTCTATTGCACAAGTTTTTAATATACCCGTCCAGTCGTTATTGCCCGAGATTGAATTAAGCGATACGAATATCATGGACACATTACCTAGCGGGTTAAAGCCTAATGTACAAAAATGGCTAGTGGATCTTTTAGACCAAGCAAGGGAGGGTACACGCTATGAAGATAAGAAGAAAAATGGAGATACAAAATAA
- a CDS encoding nucleotidyltransferase domain-containing protein translates to MIAKEYLEAVLEDQKLSKGSDELQNLTAKRDEVENLLRNEFEESNPTIRYGGSKAKGTMIKDSYDLDVICYFENDDDKAGETLKDIYNNVHKVLQKEYLVEPKTSSLRLKSSDPSTLGVDCNIDVVPGRFTDDKKEDAFLYYAKAEKERQKTNLQKHIDHVKNSGLKDIIKLMKLWKFRRDISVRTFILELLTIEILNDFDGTIDEKLVHLWQEMRDNINDYTIEDPANSNNDLSDMFDDYIKTSLGNASRSTLFDIDTYGWKTVFGEATSKSKSERIKVIEKVAAGIANPVRPWARKD, encoded by the coding sequence GTGATAGCTAAAGAATATTTAGAGGCAGTTCTTGAAGACCAGAAGCTGTCAAAGGGTAGCGACGAGCTACAGAATCTGACAGCTAAGCGTGATGAAGTAGAAAATTTACTCCGAAATGAATTCGAAGAGAGTAACCCTACGATAAGATATGGTGGATCTAAAGCCAAAGGCACCATGATTAAGGACTCGTATGACCTTGATGTCATATGTTACTTTGAGAATGATGACGACAAAGCTGGTGAGACATTAAAGGATATCTACAATAATGTGCACAAAGTTTTACAAAAAGAATATTTAGTTGAACCCAAAACATCCTCGCTCCGATTGAAAAGTTCAGACCCATCAACACTTGGAGTTGACTGTAATATTGACGTAGTACCTGGGAGGTTTACTGATGACAAAAAAGAAGATGCTTTCTTGTATTATGCTAAAGCTGAGAAAGAACGACAGAAAACGAATCTGCAAAAACACATTGATCACGTAAAGAATAGTGGCTTAAAGGACATCATTAAGCTGATGAAATTATGGAAATTTAGGCGTGACATATCTGTTAGAACGTTTATCCTGGAATTATTAACAATAGAAATCTTAAACGACTTCGACGGTACAATTGATGAGAAATTAGTTCATCTCTGGCAAGAGATGAGAGACAATATTAACGATTATACTATTGAAGATCCTGCTAACTCAAACAACGACCTTTCTGACATGTTTGATGATTATATCAAGACTTCACTCGGTAACGCATCTAGGAGTACTTTATTCGACATCGATACATATGGATGGAAAACCGTTTTCGGAGAAGCAACAAGCAAATCTAAATCTGAACGTATCAAAGTCATAGAGAAAGTCGCGGCAGGTATAGCTAATCCAGTACGACCATGGGCAAGAAAAGATTAA
- a CDS encoding thioredoxin family protein, with the protein MSKAVFYHAGCPVCVSAERGVAEALDPNKYEVEVVHLGEQKGRLAEAEAAGVKSVPALVLDGQTYHINFGASLSDLK; encoded by the coding sequence ATGAGTAAAGCCGTTTTCTATCACGCGGGATGTCCCGTATGCGTAAGCGCGGAAAGGGGCGTCGCAGAGGCGCTCGACCCGAACAAGTACGAGGTCGAGGTCGTCCATCTCGGCGAACAGAAGGGGAGACTCGCCGAGGCCGAGGCCGCCGGGGTAAAGTCAGTCCCCGCGCTTGTGCTCGACGGGCAGACGTATCACATTAACTTCGGGGCGTCCCTGAGCGATCTGAAGTAA
- a CDS encoding ImmA/IrrE family metallo-endopeptidase produces the protein MKIRRKMEIQNKVKELLLRADIKRPPVNVKKIARILKAEIHEEKFEEDDAISGVLIQDKNKVIIGINSAHPKTRQRFTIAHEIGHLLLHSHSGPHVDKILPSLVRLRDDVSSLAIDEDEIESNTFAAELLMPDFMLRKDFRELASEEMFDEADIDKLADQYKVSIQAMTYRLINLGLITSHTS, from the coding sequence ATGAAGATAAGAAGAAAAATGGAGATACAAAATAAGGTCAAGGAGTTACTTCTAAGAGCTGACATCAAGCGTCCACCTGTTAACGTCAAAAAAATCGCACGAATATTAAAAGCAGAAATACATGAAGAAAAATTTGAGGAAGACGATGCAATTTCAGGTGTGCTAATTCAGGATAAAAATAAAGTCATTATAGGAATTAATTCAGCTCACCCTAAAACACGTCAAAGATTTACTATAGCACACGAGATTGGCCACTTATTGCTTCATTCTCATTCAGGGCCGCATGTCGATAAAATCTTGCCTTCTCTGGTAAGGTTGCGAGATGATGTCTCTTCTCTTGCGATTGATGAAGATGAGATAGAATCCAATACCTTTGCGGCTGAATTGTTAATGCCAGATTTTATGTTACGGAAGGATTTCCGAGAACTAGCATCAGAAGAAATGTTTGATGAGGCAGATATAGATAAGCTAGCTGATCAATATAAAGTAAGTATACAAGCTATGACCTATCGACTAATCAACTTAGGACTAATAACTTCTCACACATCCTAG
- a CDS encoding MarR family winged helix-turn-helix transcriptional regulator — protein sequence MKDDAKILSLVERLGNLMRAGARASGDGLEPVHREILGYLSVCNRYSDTPAGVTDYLGATKGTTSQSIGVLERKGLVKKRPDKEDGRVVHLVLTATGRKMNGGGDVPEAFAEALSEMEPGEKETLVRLLSKILTGLQRRNGGRTFGVCRTCRFFRENALPRSHQCGLTLEPLSDVDSLKICREHEGAA from the coding sequence GTGAAGGACGACGCTAAAATACTGTCCCTTGTCGAGCGGCTCGGGAACCTGATGCGGGCCGGGGCGCGCGCCTCGGGCGACGGCCTCGAGCCCGTGCACAGGGAAATCCTCGGGTACCTGTCCGTTTGTAACCGCTATTCCGACACGCCGGCCGGCGTCACGGATTACCTGGGCGCGACGAAGGGGACGACGTCCCAGAGCATAGGGGTCCTCGAAAGGAAGGGCCTCGTCAAGAAGCGCCCCGACAAGGAGGACGGGAGGGTGGTGCATCTCGTCCTTACGGCCACGGGCCGGAAGATGAATGGAGGCGGCGACGTCCCGGAGGCGTTCGCCGAAGCGCTTTCGGAGATGGAGCCCGGGGAGAAGGAGACGCTCGTGCGGCTCCTTTCGAAAATCCTCACGGGGCTCCAAAGGCGAAACGGCGGACGGACGTTCGGCGTCTGCCGGACGTGCAGGTTCTTCAGGGAGAACGCACTTCCGCGCTCGCACCAGTGCGGCCTTACACTGGAGCCGCTTTCTGACGTAGACAGCCTTAAAATCTGCCGCGAGCATGAGGGGGCGGCGTAG
- a CDS encoding acyl-CoA desaturase: protein MTTIQAETGGLSRANTKIRFSPNTEFERELRKRVSMYFGENDLSSKDNAHMYLKSAIAVGWVAASYALLVFAGLPAWGLLLAVVSLSLALNALSFNVMHDALHGAYSERTWINRGMGTFLDLIGGSSYLWYRKHNYFHHSYPNIAGHDDDIEAGIFARLSPHHKRYFFHRWQHIYIWFLYGFLAIKWHVFDDFYVYFTGKINGHEIERPKGWDAVIFFGGKLVFFTLAFVVPSFFYPVLNVIGFYVLVTLLQGLIMSVVFQLAHCNEDAGFPVQPAGSEQMETSWMVHQLSTTTDFDRNNTLLTWYLGGLNFQVEHHLFPRICHVNYPALSRIVEDTCKEYGITYNSYGSFFSGLRAHYNWLRTLGRADADGMA, encoded by the coding sequence ATGACCACAATTCAGGCGGAGACCGGCGGGCTTTCGCGCGCCAACACGAAGATACGATTTTCCCCGAACACCGAGTTCGAGAGGGAGCTCAGAAAAAGAGTTTCGATGTATTTCGGCGAAAACGACCTTTCCAGCAAGGACAACGCGCATATGTATCTGAAGAGCGCTATCGCCGTCGGGTGGGTCGCGGCGTCGTATGCGCTCCTGGTCTTCGCCGGGCTTCCGGCGTGGGGGCTCCTGCTAGCGGTCGTATCCCTGAGCCTGGCGCTGAACGCTCTTTCCTTTAACGTGATGCACGACGCGCTCCACGGGGCGTATTCGGAGCGCACGTGGATCAACAGGGGCATGGGCACGTTCCTCGACCTCATCGGCGGGAGCTCGTATCTGTGGTACAGGAAGCACAATTACTTCCACCATTCGTATCCGAACATCGCCGGGCACGACGACGACATAGAGGCGGGGATATTCGCGCGGCTGAGCCCGCATCACAAGCGCTACTTCTTTCACCGCTGGCAGCACATATATATATGGTTCCTCTACGGTTTCCTGGCGATAAAGTGGCACGTGTTCGATGATTTTTACGTCTATTTCACCGGGAAGATCAACGGCCACGAGATCGAGCGCCCGAAGGGGTGGGACGCAGTGATATTCTTCGGCGGGAAGCTCGTTTTCTTCACGCTGGCGTTCGTCGTCCCGTCGTTCTTCTATCCCGTGCTTAACGTGATTGGGTTTTATGTTCTCGTGACGCTCCTCCAGGGGCTCATAATGTCTGTCGTTTTTCAACTCGCGCACTGTAACGAGGACGCGGGATTTCCCGTCCAGCCCGCGGGCTCGGAGCAGATGGAGACGAGCTGGATGGTCCATCAGCTGAGCACGACGACGGACTTCGACAGGAACAACACGCTCCTTACGTGGTATCTGGGCGGGCTCAATTTCCAGGTGGAGCATCATCTGTTCCCGAGGATATGCCACGTAAACTATCCGGCCCTATCGCGCATCGTGGAGGATACGTGCAAAGAGTACGGCATTACGTATAACTCCTACGGGAGCTTCTTCTCGGGGCTCAGGGCGCATTACAACTGGCTCCGGACCCTGGGGAGGGCAGACGCGGACGGGATGGCTTAG
- a CDS encoding D-hexose-6-phosphate mutarotase, with protein sequence MSDSTLDDLNERFSIPGCLTFKKAPGGLIYAEVNNDSAAARVFLHGAQVTDYAPVGSEPLLFLSALSRYEDNKAIRGGVPVSWPWFADHPTDASKPAHGFARITEWTVNKAGLVSGGETSITLGLADSGATRDLWDYSFELDLDISIGSALDLVLTMKNTGDKPFSITSAFHGYYNISAIQDIAISGLENAGYIDKVDGFKVKKQNGPIQISDETDRIYMHTEKECVISDPGFDRNIRVRKSGSSSTVVWNPWKEKARSMSDLGDGDYLRFVCVEAANAGDDIVHLPPGGERRLGLNVTTEER encoded by the coding sequence GTGAGCGATTCTACTTTAGATGATTTGAACGAAAGGTTTTCGATTCCGGGTTGTTTAACGTTTAAGAAAGCTCCCGGAGGATTGATATATGCGGAAGTGAATAACGACTCCGCAGCCGCCCGCGTATTCCTGCACGGCGCTCAGGTGACTGATTACGCGCCGGTGGGAAGCGAGCCTTTATTATTTCTAAGCGCCCTCAGCCGGTATGAAGATAATAAAGCTATAAGGGGCGGGGTGCCGGTAAGCTGGCCGTGGTTTGCCGACCATCCTACCGACGCATCGAAGCCTGCCCACGGTTTTGCAAGGATCACGGAATGGACGGTAAATAAGGCCGGGCTCGTATCCGGCGGGGAGACAAGCATTACGCTAGGACTTGCGGACAGCGGAGCGACACGGGATCTCTGGGATTATTCCTTTGAGCTTGATCTCGATATTTCGATAGGGAGCGCGCTCGATCTTGTTCTCACAATGAAAAACACGGGCGACAAGCCGTTCTCGATCACGAGCGCTTTCCACGGCTACTACAATATAAGCGCGATTCAGGATATAGCGATTAGCGGTCTGGAGAATGCCGGCTACATCGATAAAGTGGACGGTTTCAAAGTGAAAAAACAAAACGGCCCCATTCAAATATCGGACGAGACCGACAGGATATATATGCACACGGAAAAAGAGTGCGTGATCTCGGATCCGGGATTCGACAGGAATATACGTGTCAGGAAATCAGGAAGCAGCTCGACTGTAGTCTGGAACCCGTGGAAGGAAAAAGCGCGGAGCATGAGCGACCTCGGAGACGGTGACTATCTTCGTTTTGTCTGCGTCGAAGCCGCTAATGCGGGCGACGATATTGTTCATCTCCCTCCCGGCGGCGAGCGCAGGCTGGGACTGAACGTTACAACTGAAGAACGTTAG
- a CDS encoding TonB-dependent receptor produces the protein MRTFILAFLLFVPAVLPAFGQEEKEQDILIADHTEQHTMETVVVEDKPIDLSTPDRMLSPEEAEMMMIDSTPGGVGFVDEKQIEESRANTLKDMLNYVPGVIVRNRYADDSQVIIRGSGLRSNFHLRGVTVLMDGYVYGNADGFSDLETIEPLTLKYIEIFKGANSLRFGGNTLGGAINFVTKTGYDAGLLEARSQVGSFGYFKNYLGTGQVYGPFDFYTGLTDTELLDPYRKHGKQARRRAYGNFGYEADDGTSYRLDVTYVRNEENYSGALTFQEYKDNPRQANPESVLYDEGRFYDYYRIAFGVRKPIGTNQALEFLTQVNITNMDHPLSFAVLDMDTYNIGGELRYLYNTSIGGMLNNLTMGVQFYYTLQQDQNWANDFGKRGEKTKDQDNKSLLTAYYIEDQLFLAPQFSILGGARVQYAHRTVKDHFLVDDDDASGKTDFFSVTPKVGFIWQTNPDVQFFGNVSTNYEPPIMVELTSPGNLGGLGSLKAQKALQFELGTRGMLWDRVRWDVSVYDYEIWDEIQNVNVQPFPDAPFTVPKYQNIDRTRHFGVEAGADILLLENLAWRNPLASGDTLRSITSYTYSHYVFVDDPVFGDNDLPGAPPHYFVSELRYDMPVGVWVAPSVESVFESYYVNSENTAKAGSYTIFNLEVGWEFAGVMFFAELSNVFDKNYISGVVVDDANGRYFYPGDGRAFYGGIQWTWQKGATPEGVAMSNALNQNSVTNAFSRNNMSYAFNHESIR, from the coding sequence ATGCGGACTTTTATACTTGCATTCCTCCTCTTCGTCCCGGCCGTGCTCCCGGCATTCGGGCAAGAGGAGAAGGAACAGGATATTCTTATCGCGGATCACACGGAGCAGCACACGATGGAAACGGTCGTCGTCGAAGACAAGCCCATCGACCTTTCGACCCCCGACAGAATGCTTTCCCCGGAGGAAGCCGAGATGATGATGATAGATTCGACGCCCGGGGGCGTCGGCTTCGTCGACGAGAAGCAAATCGAGGAGTCGAGGGCCAACACCTTAAAAGACATGCTCAATTATGTCCCCGGCGTAATAGTGAGAAACAGGTACGCCGACGATTCGCAGGTAATCATCCGCGGCTCGGGCCTCAGGAGCAACTTCCATCTCCGCGGCGTAACGGTTCTCATGGACGGCTACGTATACGGAAACGCCGACGGGTTCAGCGACCTGGAGACGATAGAACCGCTGACGCTGAAGTACATAGAGATTTTCAAAGGCGCGAATTCGCTCAGGTTCGGCGGCAACACACTCGGCGGCGCGATCAACTTCGTCACGAAGACGGGCTACGACGCCGGGCTCCTCGAAGCCAGGAGCCAGGTCGGCTCTTTCGGCTACTTCAAGAACTACCTCGGCACCGGGCAGGTCTACGGGCCCTTCGACTTCTACACGGGCCTCACCGATACCGAGCTCCTCGACCCATACCGCAAGCACGGAAAACAGGCGAGGAGAAGGGCCTACGGCAACTTCGGATACGAAGCAGACGACGGCACGTCCTACAGGCTCGACGTGACTTACGTACGCAACGAGGAGAATTACTCGGGGGCGCTCACATTTCAGGAATACAAGGACAACCCGAGACAGGCCAACCCCGAGAGCGTCCTCTACGACGAGGGCCGGTTCTACGACTACTACAGGATCGCGTTCGGCGTGAGGAAGCCCATAGGGACGAACCAGGCACTGGAGTTCCTGACCCAGGTCAATATCACCAACATGGACCACCCCCTCAGCTTCGCCGTCCTCGACATGGATACCTACAACATCGGCGGTGAGCTCAGGTATCTCTACAACACGAGCATAGGCGGCATGCTCAACAACCTCACCATGGGCGTCCAGTTTTACTACACCCTCCAGCAGGACCAGAACTGGGCCAACGACTTCGGAAAGCGGGGTGAGAAAACGAAGGACCAGGACAACAAATCCCTCCTCACCGCGTATTACATAGAGGACCAGCTCTTCCTCGCGCCCCAGTTCTCAATCCTGGGCGGAGCGCGCGTGCAGTACGCCCACAGGACCGTTAAAGACCACTTCCTCGTGGACGATGACGACGCCTCCGGCAAAACGGACTTCTTCTCCGTAACGCCGAAGGTCGGCTTCATCTGGCAGACGAACCCCGACGTCCAGTTCTTCGGCAACGTCTCGACGAACTACGAGCCGCCGATAATGGTCGAGCTCACCTCGCCTGGAAACCTCGGGGGACTCGGCTCGCTAAAGGCCCAGAAGGCACTCCAGTTCGAGCTGGGAACGCGCGGCATGCTCTGGGACAGGGTCAGGTGGGACGTCTCGGTCTACGACTACGAAATATGGGACGAGATACAGAACGTGAATGTCCAGCCGTTCCCGGACGCACCGTTCACGGTGCCGAAATACCAGAACATCGACAGGACGCGGCATTTCGGCGTCGAGGCCGGGGCCGACATACTGCTCCTCGAGAACCTTGCGTGGAGAAACCCGCTCGCCTCGGGCGACACGCTCAGGTCGATAACCTCGTACACCTATTCGCACTACGTCTTCGTCGACGACCCGGTCTTCGGCGACAACGATCTGCCGGGAGCCCCGCCTCACTACTTCGTCAGCGAGCTCAGGTACGACATGCCCGTCGGGGTATGGGTGGCGCCGAGCGTCGAGAGCGTCTTCGAGAGTTATTACGTCAACAGCGAGAACACCGCCAAAGCGGGCTCGTACACGATATTCAACCTCGAAGTCGGCTGGGAGTTCGCCGGGGTGATGTTCTTCGCCGAGCTCAGCAACGTCTTCGACAAGAACTACATATCCGGCGTGGTAGTCGACGACGCCAACGGAAGATATTTCTACCCGGGCGACGGCAGGGCGTTTTACGGCGGTATACAGTGGACGTGGCAAAAAGGCGCAACACCCGAGGGCGTCGCCATGAGCAACGCGCTCAACCAGAACAGCGTCACCAACGCATTCAGCCGGAACAACATGAGCTACGCGTTCAATCATGAAAGTATAAGATAA
- a CDS encoding SEC-C domain-containing protein — MGKKRLKKKTLTISEICSEIEQIIKIKYRSLKLVSDDDKLRLKGIFPIIDPENGSEIDRYKIEIEFHPDYPVNMPILRETQGRIPRTIDRHIVGDDGRACLFVREEGYRRLSQNPSIISFIEGPVYQFLLSQSYYELTGDWLFGEWAHGPAGVFEFYSEILETEDPKIILTFVKYLSNKEIRNYWRCYCGSGRKLKKCHLTFMYKIRNQIPSFIADDTYKYILSHLKSNKTN; from the coding sequence ATGGGCAAGAAAAGATTAAAGAAGAAAACACTAACTATTAGCGAAATATGCAGCGAAATTGAACAAATCATCAAAATAAAGTATCGAAGCCTCAAACTAGTTTCAGATGATGATAAGCTGCGCCTAAAGGGTATCTTCCCGATCATCGACCCTGAAAATGGCAGCGAAATTGATAGATATAAAATAGAGATAGAATTCCACCCAGATTATCCTGTTAATATGCCGATACTGCGTGAGACACAGGGAAGAATACCAAGAACGATAGATCGTCACATTGTTGGAGATGACGGAAGGGCATGTTTATTCGTAAGAGAAGAAGGTTACAGACGTCTCTCGCAAAATCCATCGATCATATCTTTTATTGAGGGACCTGTATATCAATTCCTTTTAAGTCAATCATACTATGAGCTAACTGGGGATTGGCTATTTGGCGAATGGGCGCATGGACCTGCTGGCGTCTTCGAATTTTATTCTGAGATTTTGGAAACAGAGGATCCCAAAATAATTCTGACCTTTGTCAAATACCTGAGCAATAAAGAGATAAGAAACTACTGGCGTTGTTATTGCGGTAGCGGCAGAAAATTGAAGAAGTGCCATCTAACATTCATGTACAAGATACGGAACCAGATCCCATCTTTTATTGCTGATGATACATATAAATACATCTTATCACATCTCAAATCCAACAAAACTAACTAG